A genomic stretch from Chitinophagaceae bacterium includes:
- the dut gene encoding dUTP diphosphatase, producing the protein MTVRVINHSNNPLPTYATEGSSGMDIRAYIKEAVELKPLQRALIPTGLSIELPQGFEAQIRPRSGLAVKQGITCLNTPGTIDADYRGEIKIILINLSNETQIIQSGERIAQMVIQKVEKINWELSVEIEDTNRSAGGFGSTGKN; encoded by the coding sequence ATGACGGTTCGTGTTATCAATCACTCAAATAATCCATTGCCAACTTATGCAACCGAAGGCTCAAGCGGAATGGATATCAGGGCGTATATAAAAGAAGCTGTTGAATTAAAACCTTTACAGCGTGCATTAATCCCAACAGGGTTATCAATAGAATTGCCACAGGGTTTTGAAGCACAGATACGTCCAAGAAGCGGGCTGGCTGTTAAGCAGGGTATTACCTGTTTAAATACGCCCGGAACAATTGATGCTGATTACCGTGGAGAAATTAAGATTATCTTAATTAACCTGAGTAACGAAACACAAATTATACAAAGCGGTGAACGTATTGCACAGATGGTGATACAGAAAGTTGAAAAAATTAACTGGGAACTTTCAGTTGAAATAGAAGATACAAACAGAAGTGCAGGCGGTTTTGGCAGCACAGGAAAAAATTAA
- the bshA gene encoding N-acetyl-alpha-D-glucosaminyl L-malate synthase BshA encodes MKIGIVCYPTFGGSGVLATELGKALAEKGHMVHFITYQQPVRLSGFFTNIFYHEVRVPHYPLFDYPPYETTLASTMVDVVLNNDLDLLHVHYAIPHASAAYMAKQILKKKGKDIPVILTLHGTDITLVGKDKTFEPVVTFSINESDAITAVSKNLRDETYHSFHIEKEIEVIYNFVDVKRFDKKPLDAFKKVLAPNEEKIITHASNFRKVKRVSDIIHTFANIHKEIPSKLLMVGDGPDRPDAEDLCRELKICDDVRFLGKQQEMEEILAISDLFILTSEYESFGLSALEAMAAGVPVLSTNAGGLPEINIHGQTGFMANVGDVKEMSRLGIDLLGNEELLKTFKQNAREHAAKFDIHHIVPLYEKLYERFVSVVV; translated from the coding sequence ATGAAAATAGGTATCGTTTGCTATCCCACATTTGGCGGTAGCGGTGTGTTGGCAACAGAGCTGGGGAAAGCATTGGCAGAAAAAGGTCACATGGTTCATTTTATTACGTACCAGCAACCGGTAAGATTGAGCGGATTCTTTACCAATATCTTTTACCACGAAGTAAGAGTTCCGCATTATCCATTATTTGATTATCCGCCTTACGAAACAACACTGGCCAGCACCATGGTGGATGTTGTTTTGAATAATGATCTTGATCTGCTGCATGTGCATTATGCTATTCCGCATGCATCAGCAGCCTATATGGCCAAACAGATTCTGAAGAAGAAAGGGAAAGATATTCCGGTTATTCTTACACTGCACGGAACAGATATTACACTGGTTGGAAAAGATAAAACCTTTGAACCGGTGGTTACGTTTTCTATTAATGAAAGTGATGCCATTACAGCCGTATCAAAAAATCTGCGTGACGAAACCTATCATTCATTTCATATTGAAAAAGAAATTGAAGTCATTTATAACTTTGTTGATGTAAAGCGGTTTGATAAAAAACCTTTGGATGCATTTAAGAAAGTGCTGGCGCCGAATGAAGAAAAAATTATCACCCATGCATCTAACTTCCGTAAAGTGAAAAGAGTAAGCGATATCATTCACACATTTGCCAATATTCATAAAGAGATTCCATCGAAATTACTGATGGTGGGTGATGGACCCGACAGACCTGATGCCGAAGACTTATGCCGTGAACTGAAAATCTGTGATGATGTGCGTTTTCTCGGCAAGCAGCAGGAAATGGAAGAGATCCTTGCTATTTCTGATCTGTTCATTCTAACATCAGAATATGAAAGCTTTGGTCTTTCTGCATTGGAAGCAATGGCAGCAGGTGTTCCTGTATTATCAACCAACGCAGGTGGATTACCTGAAATAAATATTCACGGACAAACCGGCTTTATGGCCAATGTAGGCGATGTAAAAGAAATGAGCCGCCTGGGAATTGATTTGCTGGGGAATGAAGAACTGCTCAAAACATTTAAACAAAATGCGAGGGAACATGCAGCGAAATTTGATATTCACCACATTGTTCCTTTGTATGAAAAATTATACGAGCGCTTTGTTTCTGTTGTTGTTTAA
- a CDS encoding M20/M25/M40 family metallo-hydrolase, which translates to MRSVYLLFLLCFSATSATVAQKNDSIIFKKIADDIFTNSKAYDNLRFLCKQVGPRLSGSPQAGKSVTETFRMMKELGADTVYLQECMVPHWVRGAKESAFLVDEKGNTFSLNVCALGNSVGTGKKGIKADVVEVKSFKEVEDLGENGIKGKIVFYNFPMNPTNVETFRSYGEAGQFRGRGPSMAAKYGAIGVMVRSLASNIDDFPHTGATTYNDSFPKIPAIAVSTRHAEYVSRELKTSKGLQLFFRTECEMLPDVKSHNVIGEIRGTEFPNEIITVGGHLDSWDLAEGAHDDGAGCVQSMEIIRVYKRLGIKPKRTIRVVMFMNEENGLRGGRKYGEVAAAEKTMKHIFALESDAGGFTPRAFGFTATAPVLERLRNWMPLFKPYGVYEFSEGGGGADIGPLRPLGTVLACLRPDSQRYFDHHHAGNDTFEMVSKRELELGAINMVLLLYIVDQYGL; encoded by the coding sequence ATGCGTTCAGTTTACCTTCTCTTTCTGCTTTGTTTTTCGGCAACTTCCGCAACAGTTGCCCAGAAAAATGATTCCATTATATTTAAAAAAATTGCTGATGATATTTTTACCAACAGCAAGGCTTATGATAACCTGCGTTTCTTATGCAAACAGGTTGGCCCCCGTCTCAGCGGTTCGCCGCAGGCAGGGAAATCGGTAACAGAAACCTTCCGCATGATGAAGGAATTAGGTGCTGATACGGTTTACCTGCAGGAATGTATGGTGCCGCATTGGGTACGTGGAGCAAAAGAAAGTGCATTCCTGGTTGATGAAAAAGGAAACACCTTCTCATTAAATGTATGTGCATTGGGTAACAGTGTGGGCACAGGAAAGAAAGGGATTAAAGCCGATGTGGTTGAAGTAAAGTCGTTTAAGGAAGTGGAAGATTTGGGTGAAAATGGCATCAAAGGAAAAATTGTGTTTTATAATTTTCCCATGAACCCCACCAATGTTGAAACATTCCGTTCTTATGGTGAAGCAGGACAGTTTCGTGGCCGTGGCCCTTCCATGGCGGCGAAGTATGGAGCCATTGGTGTAATGGTTCGTTCACTGGCAAGTAATATTGATGATTTTCCGCATACAGGTGCAACAACCTATAACGATTCGTTTCCAAAAATTCCTGCCATTGCAGTATCAACAAGACATGCTGAATATGTGAGTCGTGAACTGAAAACAAGTAAAGGGCTGCAGTTATTCTTCCGTACAGAATGTGAAATGCTGCCTGATGTAAAAAGTCATAATGTAATTGGAGAAATCAGAGGAACTGAATTTCCCAACGAAATCATTACGGTTGGTGGTCATCTTGACTCATGGGATTTAGCCGAAGGTGCACATGATGATGGTGCAGGTTGTGTACAGAGCATGGAAATTATCCGTGTGTACAAACGGCTCGGCATTAAACCAAAGCGAACCATCCGTGTGGTAATGTTTATGAATGAAGAAAATGGTTTGCGTGGCGGACGTAAATATGGAGAAGTGGCCGCAGCAGAAAAAACAATGAAACATATTTTCGCACTGGAAAGTGATGCAGGTGGATTTACACCAAGAGCTTTTGGCTTTACAGCAACTGCTCCTGTACTGGAACGTTTACGCAATTGGATGCCTTTATTTAAACCATATGGTGTGTATGAATTCAGTGAGGGTGGCGGCGGTGCTGATATCGGTCCGCTTCGTCCATTAGGCACCGTACTTGCCTGTCTTCGTCCTGATTCACAGCGTTACTTCGATCATCATCATGCAGGAAACGATACATTTGAAATGGTGAGCAAACGTGAACTGGAGCTGGGTGCAATTAATATGGTGCTGCTGCTGTATATCGTTGATCAGTATGGGTTGTAA
- a CDS encoding DUF4288 domain-containing protein produces the protein MSWYLVKIIFRIICGDGKHTAQFEEQLRLISAASSKEAIAKADALAKKEEESFLNQAQQPVQWKLIAVTDVYSFETGIDGAAVYSKICEEEHPVLFIRSAKIRSEDVLNRCVEIIHQ, from the coding sequence ATGAGCTGGTATCTCGTAAAAATTATTTTCCGCATCATTTGCGGAGATGGAAAACACACTGCACAGTTTGAGGAACAGCTGCGTCTTATTTCAGCAGCATCTTCAAAAGAAGCAATCGCCAAAGCGGATGCATTGGCAAAGAAGGAAGAAGAATCTTTTTTAAACCAGGCACAGCAACCGGTGCAATGGAAATTGATTGCAGTAACAGATGTGTATTCATTTGAAACAGGAATTGACGGAGCAGCAGTTTATTCAAAAATCTGTGAAGAAGAGCATCCGGTATTATTTATACGTTCAGCAAAAATCCGGTCAGAGGATGTGCTGAACCGCTGTGTTGAAATCATTCACCAATAA
- a CDS encoding DUF4292 domain-containing protein: MKRIYVLAVTIVLLLAFSACRSTKKIQQAIVKKDTVVTVLTVVQPTHEDTMRMVNDLLLKVQKNRIEFNTFSAKIRVDYTNSKGKQPDFIANIRMLKDSLIWISLSNDIGIEGIRVLITKDSIKIMDKLANTYQVRPLEHIQEVSQIPFAFSDLQNLLLGNPLFFNKDSIISYSQAANGYALLSIDPQFKNRLSIGNGFLVEKSKLDDNDPVMNRTCDLIYNDYENKAGVMFSAYREISIIQQNKLEVQLKFKDYKFNEQLSFPFTIPKKFKRI; the protein is encoded by the coding sequence ATGAAGAGAATTTATGTTTTAGCTGTTACAATTGTTTTGCTGCTTGCATTTTCTGCCTGCCGCTCAACTAAAAAAATTCAGCAGGCAATTGTTAAGAAAGATACTGTAGTAACAGTTTTAACAGTTGTGCAGCCAACACATGAAGATACCATGCGTATGGTAAATGATTTATTGCTGAAAGTGCAGAAGAACAGAATTGAGTTCAATACATTCTCAGCTAAAATAAGAGTTGATTATACAAACAGTAAAGGAAAGCAGCCCGATTTTATTGCGAATATCCGGATGCTGAAAGATAGCCTCATCTGGATTTCACTGAGTAACGATATTGGTATTGAAGGCATACGGGTACTCATTACCAAAGACAGTATAAAGATCATGGATAAGCTGGCGAACACTTACCAGGTGAGGCCGTTGGAACATATCCAGGAAGTGAGCCAGATCCCATTTGCTTTTTCTGATTTACAGAATTTGCTGCTGGGCAATCCTTTGTTTTTCAATAAAGACAGTATTATATCATACAGCCAGGCGGCCAATGGTTATGCATTGCTCAGTATTGATCCGCAGTTTAAAAACCGTCTTTCTATTGGCAATGGATTTTTAGTTGAAAAAAGCAAACTTGATGATAATGACCCGGTGATGAACCGCACCTGTGATCTGATCTATAACGACTACGAAAATAAAGCAGGCGTCATGTTCTCTGCCTACAGGGAAATATCTATTATACAGCAGAATAAGCTGGAAGTACAGCTTAAATTCAAGGATTATAAGTTTAATGAACAGTTAAGCTTCCCCTTTACAATTCCTAAAAAATTTAAAAGAATCTAA
- a CDS encoding 2-C-methyl-D-erythritol 2,4-cyclodiphosphate synthase, which yields MAFRIGTGVDYHQLAEGRKLFIGGVEIPHHKGAVGHSDADVLLHAICDAMLGALALGDIGTHFPDTSAEFKNIDSKILLQRSFDQIKQKGYHVVNVDSTLCLQAPKIKPFISQMQETIAAILELDTDAVSVKATTTEQMGFVGREEGLVAYATVLLEK from the coding sequence ATGGCATTCAGAATCGGAACAGGTGTTGATTATCATCAACTGGCAGAAGGAAGAAAATTGTTTATTGGCGGTGTGGAAATTCCGCATCATAAAGGAGCTGTTGGTCATAGTGATGCTGATGTGTTACTGCATGCCATCTGTGATGCAATGCTCGGCGCTTTGGCGTTGGGTGATATCGGCACTCATTTTCCTGATACTTCTGCTGAATTTAAAAATATCGACAGTAAGATTTTACTGCAGCGTTCGTTTGATCAAATCAAACAGAAAGGCTATCATGTAGTAAACGTTGACAGTACACTTTGTTTGCAGGCTCCGAAAATTAAGCCTTTCATCAGCCAGATGCAGGAAACCATTGCTGCCATTCTTGAACTGGATACAGATGCTGTTTCCGTGAAGGCGACTACAACAGAGCAGATGGGTTTTGTAGGAAGAGAAGAAGGGCTGGTTGCTTATGCCACTGTATTACTCGAAAAATAA
- a CDS encoding M23 family metallopeptidase yields MKEPESYLEYNKEDLALGNNFESNKGKLPFPVDNGYVSIAYGPYTIPGTNIKGNQDFITIASPSGTNVKVCFDGEVVSVFDVGGMSAVTVRHGKYFTTYSNLSSVSVSKGQSIKTGQSVGRVGTNLDGEGQVDFIMTKEKSVHEPCFMVTPPLNNNRNKALV; encoded by the coding sequence GTGAAAGAACCGGAAAGCTATCTTGAGTATAACAAAGAAGATCTTGCATTAGGAAATAATTTTGAAAGTAATAAAGGCAAGCTTCCTTTTCCTGTGGATAATGGATATGTATCCATTGCTTACGGTCCTTATACAATACCCGGTACAAATATCAAAGGCAACCAGGATTTCATTACAATCGCTTCTCCTTCAGGCACGAATGTAAAAGTATGTTTTGATGGTGAAGTGGTAAGTGTGTTTGATGTGGGAGGCATGAGTGCAGTAACTGTAAGACATGGTAAATATTTTACAACCTACAGTAATCTTTCATCTGTAAGTGTAAGCAAAGGGCAAAGCATTAAAACCGGGCAAAGCGTCGGCAGAGTAGGGACGAATCTCGACGGCGAGGGGCAGGTTGATTTTATTATGACCAAAGAAAAATCAGTTCATGAACCCTGCTTTATGGTTACGCCGCCGTTAAACAACAACAGAAACAAAGCGCTCGTATAA